From a region of the Synchiropus splendidus isolate RoL2022-P1 chromosome 12, RoL_Sspl_1.0, whole genome shotgun sequence genome:
- the flrt2 gene encoding leucine-rich repeat transmembrane protein FLRT2 has translation MECLAGPWNKDWTSFCQLWLTVILSLQLQFRPGASCPTECRCDKEFVYCNERSLTSVPLGIQDGFKVLYLHNNQINNAGFPVELHNLASVETVYLYGNQLDEFPINLPKNTRVLHLQENNIQTISRAALAQLSRLEELHLDDNSISTVGVEEGAFREAVSLKLLFLTKNHLSSVPIGLPEDLKELRLDENRIAIIAEEAFQNVTRLTRLLLDGNLLTDEGIAPGTFQDLATLRELALARNSLTFPPPLLPSQSLVKLSLQENQIDQIPVAAFAGLNRLERLDISSNQLQTLTQGVFDSLSSLRHLMVRNNPWRCDCAVKWVVVWLKSLPSSINARGFVCQSPEKVRGMAIRELTLDNIECPVDADLPFWPTLRSTPPPPPTTPPTTISPRIATQIPYYFESQSPPLPPIHPNPPGPLPPYEDPLQISFHVVNSSCIEVRWASYFTVTAYKVTWVKRGQSQINEGMRERTVAGSQRQITLTNLEPRSVYRICVHVLDTRNSYRPGEDTICSEARTKPASPTKSPGSAQAPQENINSTLLMAGIIGGAVLIILITLLSLFCWHMHRKSRSSSTKWKYNRGRRKDDYCEAGTKKDNSILEMTETSFQIVALNNEQLLKGDFRIQPIYTPNGGIGFRDCHLSNNSIAYCKSSNVPSTEFCHT, from the coding sequence ATGGAGTGTCTGGCTGGACCCTGGAATAAGGATTGGACTTCCTTTTGCCAACTATGGTTGACCGTTATTCTCAGCCTACAGTTGCAGTTCCGACCGGGAGCCTCGTGCCCAACTGAGTGTCGTTGCGACAAAGAGTTTGTGTACTGCAACGAACGCAGCCTGACGTCAGTGCCTCTGGGAATACAGGACGGCTTTAAGGTCCTCTACCTACACAACAACCAGATCAACAATGCTGGCTTCCCTGTTGAACTTCATAACCTGGCTTCCGTGGAGACGGTGTACCTCTACGGCAACCAGCTGGATGAGTTTCCTATTAATCTGCCCAAGAATACCAGGGTACTGCACCTGCAGGAGAACAATATACAAACCATCTCCAGGGCTGCTCTCGCCCAGTTAAGTCGGTTAGAGGAGCTGCACCTCGACGATAACTCCATCTCCACAGTGGGAGTGGAAGAGGGCGCCTTTAGGGAGGCGGTGAGCCTCaaactcctcttcctcactaAGAATCACCTAAGCAGCGTTCCCATTGGCCTTCCAGAGGACCTGAAAGAGCTGCGATTGGATGAGAATCGCATCGCCATTATAGCGGAGGAGGCCTTTCAGAATGTGACACGCCTGACGCGCCTTTTGCTGGATGGAAACCTGTTAACAGATGAGGGGATTGCGCCAGGGACCTTCCAGGACCTGGCCACCCTGCGTGAGCTGGCGCTGGCCCGCAACTCCCTCACCTTCCCCCCTCCTCTGCTGCCCAGTCAGTCACTGGTCAAACTCAGCCTGCAGGAGAACCAGATAGACCAGATCCCTGTGGCAGCTTTCGCTGGACTAAACAGGCTCGAAAGACTAGACATATCCAGCAATCAGCTTCAGACTCTCACGCAGGGTGTGTTTGACAGCCTGTCAAGCTTAAGGCATCTTATGGTGCGAAATAACCCGTGGCGCTGTGACTGTGCTGTGAAATGGGTGGTGGTCTGGCTCAAGTCACTGCCTTCTTCTATCAATGCTCGGGGATTTGTATGCCAGAGTCCGGAGAAGGTGCGTGGCATGGCAATCAGAGAGCTGACACTTGATAATATCGAATGCCCAGTCGATGCCGACCTGCCCTTCTGGCCCACCTTACGCTCAACGCCTCCACCCCCTCCGACGACTCCCCCGACCACAATTTCACCCCGAATCGCGACACAAATCCCTTACTACTTTGAGTCACAGTCGCCTCCTTTACCTCCCATCCATCCCAACCCTCCCGGTCCATTGCCTCCTTACGAGGACCCACTTCAGATATCCTTTCATGTGGTCAACTCATCCTGCATCGAGGTCAGATGGGCGTCCTACTTCACCGTAACAGCCTATAAGGTCACTTGGGTCAAAAGGGGCCAAAGCCAAATAAACGAAGGAATGCGGGAACGGACTGTGGCGGGAAGTCAGCGGCAGATCACGCTGACCAACCTGGAGCCCCGTTCTGTCTACAGGATCTGTGTCCATGTGCTGGATACTCGGAACTCCTACAGGCCCGGGGAGGATACTATCTGCTCTGAGGCGAGGACCAAACCAGCCTCGCCGACCAAGTCCCCTGGCTCAGCACAGGCTCCACAGGAGAACATCAACTCCACGCTGCTTATGGCCGGCATCATCGGCGGGGCAGTGCTGATCATCCTAATAACACTACTAAGCCTTTTCTGctggcacatgcacaggaaGAGCCGTTCATCTTCCACCAAATGGAAATACAACCGCGGCAGAAGGAAAGACGACTACTGCGAGGCTGGAACCAAGAAGGATAACTCCATCCTGGAGATGACTGAAACCAGTTTCCAGATAGTGGCACTGAACAATGAGCAGCTGCTGAAGGGAGATTTCCGCATTCAGCCCATCTACACTCCCAATGGGGGGATCGGATTTAGAGACTGTCACCTCAGTAACAACAGCATAGCCTACTGCAAGAGCAGCAATGTGCCCAGTACAGAGTTCTGCCACACGTGA